From Brochothrix thermosphacta DSM 20171 = FSL F6-1036, a single genomic window includes:
- a CDS encoding CPBP family intramembrane glutamic endopeptidase, translating to MKKRILAFAILPIQVLVINSAVKILEPEYPHSIVLHLPSFFTVTLLFFVSINLHKTVLKHDWQFFKRKKMKLFLFSFLGAFLFQHIMNAANDFMIYLNMFNYPVSLEANVTLQNLHPIQVVFLPIIKVYYLLTTINEELYFRYNFLYSNHKRKLTSLFLLILSSILFGMAHYFFTNSLIGTFPYIIGGLFLGLIYLKTKNIYYVIGIHFLNNLIYGLLQ from the coding sequence ATGAAAAAACGTATATTGGCATTCGCCATTTTACCAATTCAGGTATTAGTAATTAATAGTGCAGTGAAAATTTTAGAACCAGAGTATCCTCACTCTATTGTTTTACATCTCCCTTCTTTTTTCACTGTAACTCTATTGTTTTTTGTTAGTATCAATTTACATAAGACTGTTTTAAAGCATGACTGGCAATTTTTCAAAAGAAAAAAAATGAAGCTATTTCTTTTTTCTTTTCTAGGTGCCTTTCTATTTCAACATATCATGAATGCCGCTAATGACTTCATGATTTACTTAAATATGTTTAACTATCCAGTTAGTCTGGAAGCGAATGTTACTTTACAAAATTTACATCCTATACAAGTGGTGTTCCTCCCTATTATTAAGGTTTATTATCTCCTAACAACTATCAACGAAGAGTTATATTTTAGATATAATTTTCTGTATAGTAATCACAAAAGAAAATTAACTTCTCTATTTTTATTAATATTGTCATCAATTTTATTTGGAATGGCACATTATTTTTTCACAAATAGTCTCATTGGAACGTTTCCTTATATAATTGGCGGTTTATTCTTGGGGTTAATTTATCTTAAAACCAAAAATATATATTATGTAATTGGTATTCATTTTTTAAATAATTTAATATATGGCCTATTACAGTGA
- a CDS encoding IS30 family transposase translates to MTYTHLTTDELVLIESYYHQTKKVKFVAETLKRSRQTIYNVYNALDDGLSMLDYYQRYKNNKKNCGRLPILLPDNETDYIQKKVAQGWTPDVIIGRNEFPISCSVRTLYRLFKRGYFNLAALPMKGKRKPNGHKEKRGKQAFKRTIHQRDKENRHFKSEFGHLEGDTIVGRNHKSAVITLVERLSKVIITLKPTGRQAIDIENSLNNWFKTIPTHLFKSITFDCGKEFSNWKSVSNSNDINIYFADPGTPSQRGLNENSNGLLRKDGLPKRMNFNEVDEAFIQSVASKRNNIPRKSLNYKTPLEVFLSYVNNDILSSLI, encoded by the coding sequence ATGACCTATACACATCTTACTACAGATGAACTCGTTTTAATAGAATCATATTATCATCAAACTAAGAAAGTTAAATTTGTTGCAGAGACTTTAAAACGTTCGAGACAAACTATTTATAATGTTTACAACGCTTTAGATGATGGTTTATCTATGCTAGATTACTACCAACGATACAAAAATAATAAAAAAAATTGTGGGAGACTTCCTATCCTTTTACCTGATAATGAAACTGACTATATTCAAAAGAAAGTGGCTCAAGGGTGGACACCAGACGTGATTATTGGTCGTAACGAGTTTCCTATTTCTTGTTCTGTTCGTACTCTTTATAGACTATTTAAGCGTGGCTATTTTAACTTAGCCGCCTTACCAATGAAAGGGAAAAGAAAGCCGAATGGTCACAAAGAAAAGAGAGGTAAACAAGCTTTTAAAAGAACGATTCATCAGCGTGATAAGGAAAATCGTCACTTCAAAAGTGAGTTTGGTCACCTTGAAGGTGACACTATCGTTGGCAGAAATCATAAAAGTGCTGTTATTACCTTAGTTGAAAGACTATCAAAAGTAATTATTACGTTGAAACCTACCGGCAGACAAGCAATAGATATTGAAAACAGTTTAAACAACTGGTTTAAAACAATTCCCACTCATTTATTTAAGTCTATTACGTTTGATTGTGGTAAAGAATTTTCTAATTGGAAATCTGTCAGTAACTCCAATGATATTAATATCTACTTTGCTGATCCAGGTACTCCCTCACAAAGAGGGTTAAATGAGAACTCCAACGGATTATTACGCAAGGACGGACTACCTAAGAGAATGAATTTCAATGAAGTTGATGAAGCGTTCATTCAGTCTGTTGCTTCTAAAAGAAATAACATTCCTAGAAAGTCATTGAACTATAAAACACCATTGGAAGTATTTTTGAGTTATGTTAATAATGATATTTTGTCTAGCTTAATTTGA